Below is a window of Coriobacterium glomerans PW2 DNA.
CAAAGATCAACATCGATTGATCGTTCTCGCGCGCTCAGCGCAAGGAACGTGCGGCCTCGTCGAGGCCGCTCATCGAGGTGGCCCGGGCATCGTGTCCGGGCCACCTGCTGTTCTCGGGAGGCTCTCTCAAAGAAAGCTCATGGGTTCGAATTGACTCGCCGCCCCTATGCGCAGCATCCTGGTCGGGTTGGTGCGTCTGAGCGTCGCCGAGCAACCGAGATCATCGTCGAGGCCGGCTTTGAGCGCGGCCGCCAGGGCGCGCACCGCCAGACTCGGACGGTTGTTCTCGAGCGAGATATGCATGCACACGATCTGCTCGGTGCCCTCGCCAACGAGGTCGACAGCGGCCTCGGCCGCCTGCGCGTTCGACAGGTGCCCTCGACTCGATGCGATGCGATCCTGCAGCATGCGCGGATAGGATCCGCCGCGCAGCATGGCCACGTCGTGGTTGCTCTCGAGTGCCAGGATCCGCACATCGCGCAGCTCCCTCATGGCGGCCTCACTCAAGATGCCGGTATCGGTGACAAAGCCTATGGCGTCCTCCTCGCAGCTGAAGCGCAGACCGATGGGATTCGCGACGTCGTGCGAGGTGGAGAACGTTTGGATTCGAACGCCGGCGATCTCCAGGGCATCGCCGGCCTCGAAGCGGATGAAGGGCAGGCATGCCAGATATGAGCGCTTCTCAGCGGTGCCGGCGCTCGCCCAGATCGTGCCGTCGAACTTGCGACACCACACACCGACGCCGCTCACATGATCCGAGTGCTCATGGGTGAGCACCAGCGCGCGGACCCTCGTCTCATCGAGCCCGAGGCGATGCATTCGAGCGAGCACCTCGCGGCGCGAGAATCCGTCATCGATCATGATCAGACCCTCCGGCGCCTCCACGAGGGCGCAGTTCCCCTTCGAACCGCTGCCCAAGATGTGCAGATGCAGCTTCCTCGTACCGATCGATGCGCCTTTTGCGTCCATACATCTCCCAGCCGCTACAATAGGTGAAGTTCAAAGGAGGTACCCATGCCAACGGTCTCGCAGCGCACGATCCAGAGCCGAGCGCGAATCCCAAGCTCGGCGCGCGCACCAAAAGACGATTCCGTCCCCCCCGTGGTACTCATGGTATCAGGAGGGGCGGACTCCACGGCGCTTCTTCTGATGGCGTGCACATCAAAGCTCGATATCGACGACGGATGCGGCCGGGCTTCCATCGCGCGCAATCGGCTGCACGTCTTGCACGTCAACCATCACCTGCGCGGGAGCGCATCCGATGGCGACGAGGCATTCGTTCGCGAGCTGTGCCGT
It encodes the following:
- a CDS encoding MBL fold metallo-hydrolase, yielding MDAKGASIGTRKLHLHILGSGSKGNCALVEAPEGLIMIDDGFSRREVLARMHRLGLDETRVRALVLTHEHSDHVSGVGVWCRKFDGTIWASAGTAEKRSYLACLPFIRFEAGDALEIAGVRIQTFSTSHDVANPIGLRFSCEEDAIGFVTDTGILSEAAMRELRDVRILALESNHDVAMLRGGSYPRMLQDRIASSRGHLSNAQAAEAAVDLVGEGTEQIVCMHISLENNRPSLAVRALAAALKAGLDDDLGCSATLRRTNPTRMLRIGAASQFEPMSFL